The Cydia amplana chromosome 11, ilCydAmpl1.1, whole genome shotgun sequence genome includes a region encoding these proteins:
- the LOC134652275 gene encoding uncharacterized protein LOC134652275, giving the protein MAPGPRVETNQIKSSALELIGNTPLVALDRLHPGPGRILAKCEFMNPGGSIKDRSSLYMINAALKNGELKPGNPILEVTSGNQGCGLAVVAAVKDHPLTIYMSAGNSEQRAIQMQACGAKCIRVPQVEGVYGEVTYADVQAAEEECLKTVERTGHFLVNQFYNEANIQAHYEMTGPEIWRQTGGHVDVFVAMAGTSGTFSGTSKYLKEKNPAIKAYIIEPEGAEAIAGKPVWKACHKLQGSGYGVVPALFKYDVMDGMLSVSDEEAVHYKRLLGEKEGLYVGYTSGANVAAAVKLLQSGNLPEDAWVVTMLNDTGLKYSPTPDEIRSDDS; this is encoded by the coding sequence ATGGCACCTGGTCCCCGTGTTGAAACGAATCAAATTAAATCGTCAGCTTTGGAGCTAATAGGCAATACTCCGCTCGTTGCTCTTGATCGATTGCACCCTGGACCTGGACGAATTCTAGCAAAATGTGAATTTATGAACCCGGGAGGATCCATCAAGGACCGATCTTCTTTGTACATGATAAATGCGGCTCTGAAGAACGGTGAGCTGAAACCTGGCAACCCGATTTTAGAAGTGACATCTGGCAACCAAGGCTGTGGTCTTGCCGTAGTCGCCGCTGTAAAAGATCACCCTTTGACCATATATATGTCTGCGGGCAACAGCGAACAGAGAGCGATACAAATGCAAGCGTGCGGTGCGAAGTGTATCCGAGTACCACAAGTTGAGGGTGTCTACGGCGAAGTCACTTATGCTGACGTTCAAGCGGCGGAAGAAGAATGTTTAAAAACCGTTGAAAGGACCGGCCACTTTCTTGTAAATCAGTTTTATAATGAAGCGAACATACAAGCTCACTACGAAATGACAGGACCCGAAATTTGGAGACAAACTGGTGGTCACGTGGATGTATTTGTAGCCATGGCCGGAACGAGCGGTACTTTCTCGGGAACATCTAAATATTTAAAAGAGAAGAATCCTGCAATTAAAGCCTACATAATTGAGCCAGAAGGAGCGGAGGCCATAGCCGGCAAGCCCGTCTGGAAGGCGTGTCACAAGCTGCAGGGCTCCGGCTACGGCGTGGTGCCGGCGCTCTTCAAGTACGATGTGATGGATGGAATGCTTAGCGTATCGGACGAGGAGGCCGTGCACTACAAGCGGCTGCTGGGCGAGAAGGAGGGGCTGTACGTGGGCTACACGAGCGGCGCCAACGTGGCCGCCGCCGTCAAGCTGCTGCAGTCAGGAAACCTGCCCGAGGACGCCTGGGTGGTCACCATGCTCAACGACACAGGGTTGAAATACTCGCCCACACCTGACGAAATCAGAAGTGATGATAGTTAA
- the LOC134652494 gene encoding juvenile hormone esterase-like has translation MASPVVDINEGKIRGYEKKINNKVYYGFKGIPYAKPPVGELRFRVPEPPEQWEGVRDGTTDCNICIQFDKMSKTVVGSEDCLFLNVFTPSLPEAEGPRGLPVMVFIHGGGFMFGCGTDPSHLGPDWLVEQDVVMVSLNYRLGILGFLNLDRPDAPGNMGLRDQVQALKWVQKNISKFGGDHNNVTIFGVSAGGSSVEYLLLSPMAKGLFHKAIMQSGSTLLNWAINKNMRDIIKKLPQMKDNNNRNDDILIQILKSLTGEDLIMASMTALEATKRKGGLYFGFVPSVEKPSGWEPFLDKSPLDLLSRGEFTHVPIMTGFCARENILLRFYAPHLLEKLKQDKIFLDHLPFEIDNGLKAEVEDKLKKIYLETENRYGEDDEYAIDFFSDVDFIAGIYISATLISKRNPSVYLYEFAYSGKLNYLKVKLGITSPGACHGDDSGYIQPSAVVPTNNISDTDKTVRDRMVMMFTNFAKYGDPTPAVDNLITTKWEPLGPSGRSLFIDDQLTMRPFPYTARTALFEQLYNGQYGPKCHC, from the exons ATGGCAAGCCCTGTTGTTGATATTAATGAAGGCAAGATACGGGGTTACGAgaagaaaattaataacaaagttTACTATGGATTTAAAGGAATTCCGTACGCCAAGCCACCTGTTGGAGAGTTGCGGTTCAGG GTTCCGGAACCTCCGGAGCAGTGGGAGGGAGTACGGGATGGGACTACAGACTGTAACATCTGCATTCAATTTGACAAAATGTCCAAAACCGTCGTAGGCAGCGAGGACTGTTTGTTCCTAAATGTTTTCACCCCCTCACTGCCAGAGGCGGAAGGGCCCCGAGGGCTGCCAGTCATGGTGTTCATCCACGGCGGCGGGTTCATGTTCGGCTGCGGCACCGACCCCTCGCACCTCGGCCCGGATTGGCTGGTTGAGCAAGACGTAGTCATGGTCAGCCTTAACTACCGACTGGGCATTCTTGGATTTCTTAATCTGGATCGCCCTGACGCTCCGGGCAACATGGGCCTCAGGGACCAAGTCCAAGCCCTAAAATGGGTACAGAAAAATATCAGCAAATTCGGTGGTGATCATAATAATGTCACCATATTTGGAGTAAGCGCTGGTGGCTCGTCCGTTGAATATCTTCTACTCTCACCAATGGCTAAAGGCCTTTTTCATAAAGCTATTATGCAATCTGGCTCCACACTACTGAATTGGGccataaataaaaacatgagGGACATCATTAAAAAATTACCACAAAtgaaagataataataatagaaatGATGATATATTAATACAAATACTAAAGAGTTTGACTGGTGAAGATTTAATAATGGCATCTATGACAGCTCTGGAAGCCACTAAGAGGAAAGGTGGACTTTATTTTGGGTTCGTACCATCAGTAGAAAAACCTAGTGGATGGGAGCCATTTTTAGATAAATCTCCCCTAGACTTATTGTCTCGCGGTGAATTCACACATGTCCCTATCATGACAGGCTTCTGCGCTCGAGAGAACATTTTGCTGCGATTTTATGCTCCGCACTTGCTGGAAAAATTAAAGCAAGATAAAATATTTCTGGATCATTTACCCTTTGAAATTGATAATGGATTAAAGGCTGAAGTTGAAGACAAATTAAAGAAGATATATTTGGAAACCGAGAACCGCTACGGCGAAGACGACGAATATGCCATAGACTTTTTCTCGGATGTCGACTTTATTGCTGGTATTTACATTTCTGCTACGTTGATATCGAAAAGGAACCCTTCAGTATACTTATATGAGTTCGCCTACAGTGGGAAACTAAACTATTTGAAAGTGAAGCTTGGGATTACATCTCCTGGCGCTTGCCATGGTGACGACTCCGGATACATTCAGCCTTCTGCCGTGGTACCCACCAACAACATATCAGATACCGACAAAACGGTTAGGGACAGAATGGTGATGATGTTTACCAACTTTGCTAAATATGG AGATCCGACTCCGGCTGTGGACAATCTCATTACGACCAAGTGGGAGCCCCTAGGGCCGTCAGGCCGCAGCTTGTTTATCGACGACCAGCTCACCATGCGGCCCTTCCCTTACACAGCGCGGACTGCGCTCTTTGAGCAATTATACAACGGTCAATACGGACCTAAATGTCACTGCTAA